A region from the Chelonoidis abingdonii isolate Lonesome George chromosome 10, CheloAbing_2.0, whole genome shotgun sequence genome encodes:
- the PDK1 gene encoding pyruvate dehydrogenase (acetyl-transferring) kinase isozyme 1, mitochondrial isoform X3, whose product MRLLRALLRGASPAGLPQQVDFYARFSPSPLSMKQFLDFGSENACEKTSFMFLRQELPVRLANIMKEISLLPDNLLKTPSVQLVQSWYVQSLQEILDFKEKSAEDSKVIHRFTDTVITIRNRHNDVIPTMAQGVVEYKESFGVDPVTCQNVQYFLDRFYMSRISIRMLLNQHYGYENAKRLCDLYYMSSPELVLEELNAKSSGQPIQVVYVPSHLYHMVFELFKNAMRATMEHYTDGSVYPPIQVHVTLGNEDLTVKISDRGGGVPMRKIDGLFNYMYSTAPRPHVETSRATPLAGFGYGLPISRLYAQYFQGDLKLYSLEGYGTDAVIYIKALSTESIERLPVYNKSAWKHYVENHEADDWCVPSSEPKDMTTFRSI is encoded by the exons ATGAGGCTGCTGCGGGCTCTGCTGAGAGGCGCCTCCCCGGCCGGCCTCCCGCAGCAGGTGGATTTCTACGCCCGCTTCTCCCCGTCGCCCCTCTCCATGAAGCAGTTCCTGGACTTCG GATCTGAAAATGCTTGTGAAAAGACTTCGTTTATGTTTTTGAGACAAGAGTTGCCTGTAAGATTGGCAAACATAATGAAAGAAATAAGTCTGCTTCCAGACAACCTACTAAAAACACCTTCAGTTCAGCTGGTGCAGAGCTG GTATGTCCAGAGTCTTCAGGAAATCCTTGACTTTAAGGAGAAAAGTGCAGAAGACTCAAAAGTTATTCATAG GTTTACAGATACTGTGATAACAATCCGAAACCGACACAATGATGTAATTCCTACAATGGCTCAAGGTGTGGTTGAGTACAAGGAAAGCTTTGGTGTTGATCCAGTGACCTGTCAGAATGTGCAGTATTTTTTAGATCGTTTCTACATGAGTCGCATTTCAATCAGAATGCTCCTCAATCAGCACT ATGGCTATGAAAATGCTAAGAGACTTTGTGATTTGTATTACATGAGCTCTCCAGAACTTGTGCTTGAAGAGTTGAATG CAAAATCATCAGGACAACCAATCCAAGTAGTATATGTACCATCCCATCTCTATCACATGGTTTTTGAACTTTTCAAG aATGCAATGAGAGCCACAATGGAACACTATACCGATGGAAGCGTTTACCCTCCAATTCAAGTACATGTCACATTAGGCAATGAGGATTTAACTGTGAAG ATAAGCGATCGTGGTGGCGGTGTTCCGATGAGGAAAATTGATGGACTGTTTAACTATATGTATTCAACTGCACCACGTCCCCATGTTGAGACATCACGAGCAACACCTCTG GCTGGATTTGGTTATGGTTTGCCTATATCACGTCTGTACGCACAGTATTTCCAAGGAGATCTGAAACTGTATTCCTTAGAGGGGTATGGTACAGATGCAGTTATCTACATAAAG GCTTTATCAACAGAATCAATCGAAAGACTCCCTGTGTATAACAAATCAGCCTGGAAACATTATGTGGAAAACCATGAAGCAGATGACTGGTGTGTGCCAAGCAGTGAGCCAAAGGACATGACCACGTTCCGCAGTATATAA
- the PDK1 gene encoding pyruvate dehydrogenase (acetyl-transferring) kinase isozyme 1, mitochondrial isoform X4 yields MFLRQELPVRLANIMKEISLLPDNLLKTPSVQLVQSWYVQSLQEILDFKEKSAEDSKVIHRFTDTVITIRNRHNDVIPTMAQGVVEYKESFGVDPVTCQNVQYFLDRFYMSRISIRMLLNQHSLLFGGKIKVNPAHPKHIGSINPNCNVVEVIKDGYENAKRLCDLYYMSSPELVLEELNAKSSGQPIQVVYVPSHLYHMVFELFKNAMRATMEHYTDGSVYPPIQVHVTLGNEDLTVKISDRGGGVPMRKIDGLFNYMYSTAPRPHVETSRATPLAGFGYGLPISRLYAQYFQGDLKLYSLEGYGTDAVIYIKALSTESIERLPVYNKSAWKHYVENHEADDWCVPSSEPKDMTTFRSI; encoded by the exons ATGTTTTTGAGACAAGAGTTGCCTGTAAGATTGGCAAACATAATGAAAGAAATAAGTCTGCTTCCAGACAACCTACTAAAAACACCTTCAGTTCAGCTGGTGCAGAGCTG GTATGTCCAGAGTCTTCAGGAAATCCTTGACTTTAAGGAGAAAAGTGCAGAAGACTCAAAAGTTATTCATAG GTTTACAGATACTGTGATAACAATCCGAAACCGACACAATGATGTAATTCCTACAATGGCTCAAGGTGTGGTTGAGTACAAGGAAAGCTTTGGTGTTGATCCAGTGACCTGTCAGAATGTGCAGTATTTTTTAGATCGTTTCTACATGAGTCGCATTTCAATCAGAATGCTCCTCAATCAGCACT CTTTGCTGTTTGGTGGAAAAATTAAAGTTAATCCAGCTCATCCAAAACACATTGGAAGCATTAATCCTAACTGCAATGTTGTTGAAGTTATTAAAG ATGGCTATGAAAATGCTAAGAGACTTTGTGATTTGTATTACATGAGCTCTCCAGAACTTGTGCTTGAAGAGTTGAATG CAAAATCATCAGGACAACCAATCCAAGTAGTATATGTACCATCCCATCTCTATCACATGGTTTTTGAACTTTTCAAG aATGCAATGAGAGCCACAATGGAACACTATACCGATGGAAGCGTTTACCCTCCAATTCAAGTACATGTCACATTAGGCAATGAGGATTTAACTGTGAAG ATAAGCGATCGTGGTGGCGGTGTTCCGATGAGGAAAATTGATGGACTGTTTAACTATATGTATTCAACTGCACCACGTCCCCATGTTGAGACATCACGAGCAACACCTCTG GCTGGATTTGGTTATGGTTTGCCTATATCACGTCTGTACGCACAGTATTTCCAAGGAGATCTGAAACTGTATTCCTTAGAGGGGTATGGTACAGATGCAGTTATCTACATAAAG GCTTTATCAACAGAATCAATCGAAAGACTCCCTGTGTATAACAAATCAGCCTGGAAACATTATGTGGAAAACCATGAAGCAGATGACTGGTGTGTGCCAAGCAGTGAGCCAAAGGACATGACCACGTTCCGCAGTATATAA
- the PDK1 gene encoding pyruvate dehydrogenase (acetyl-transferring) kinase isozyme 1, mitochondrial isoform X2, with protein sequence MLSQWLSSGSENACEKTSFMFLRQELPVRLANIMKEISLLPDNLLKTPSVQLVQSWYVQSLQEILDFKEKSAEDSKVIHRFTDTVITIRNRHNDVIPTMAQGVVEYKESFGVDPVTCQNVQYFLDRFYMSRISIRMLLNQHSLLFGGKIKVNPAHPKHIGSINPNCNVVEVIKDGYENAKRLCDLYYMSSPELVLEELNAKSSGQPIQVVYVPSHLYHMVFELFKNAMRATMEHYTDGSVYPPIQVHVTLGNEDLTVKISDRGGGVPMRKIDGLFNYMYSTAPRPHVETSRATPLAGFGYGLPISRLYAQYFQGDLKLYSLEGYGTDAVIYIKALSTESIERLPVYNKSAWKHYVENHEADDWCVPSSEPKDMTTFRSI encoded by the exons atgCTTAGCCAATGGCTTTCATCAG GATCTGAAAATGCTTGTGAAAAGACTTCGTTTATGTTTTTGAGACAAGAGTTGCCTGTAAGATTGGCAAACATAATGAAAGAAATAAGTCTGCTTCCAGACAACCTACTAAAAACACCTTCAGTTCAGCTGGTGCAGAGCTG GTATGTCCAGAGTCTTCAGGAAATCCTTGACTTTAAGGAGAAAAGTGCAGAAGACTCAAAAGTTATTCATAG GTTTACAGATACTGTGATAACAATCCGAAACCGACACAATGATGTAATTCCTACAATGGCTCAAGGTGTGGTTGAGTACAAGGAAAGCTTTGGTGTTGATCCAGTGACCTGTCAGAATGTGCAGTATTTTTTAGATCGTTTCTACATGAGTCGCATTTCAATCAGAATGCTCCTCAATCAGCACT CTTTGCTGTTTGGTGGAAAAATTAAAGTTAATCCAGCTCATCCAAAACACATTGGAAGCATTAATCCTAACTGCAATGTTGTTGAAGTTATTAAAG ATGGCTATGAAAATGCTAAGAGACTTTGTGATTTGTATTACATGAGCTCTCCAGAACTTGTGCTTGAAGAGTTGAATG CAAAATCATCAGGACAACCAATCCAAGTAGTATATGTACCATCCCATCTCTATCACATGGTTTTTGAACTTTTCAAG aATGCAATGAGAGCCACAATGGAACACTATACCGATGGAAGCGTTTACCCTCCAATTCAAGTACATGTCACATTAGGCAATGAGGATTTAACTGTGAAG ATAAGCGATCGTGGTGGCGGTGTTCCGATGAGGAAAATTGATGGACTGTTTAACTATATGTATTCAACTGCACCACGTCCCCATGTTGAGACATCACGAGCAACACCTCTG GCTGGATTTGGTTATGGTTTGCCTATATCACGTCTGTACGCACAGTATTTCCAAGGAGATCTGAAACTGTATTCCTTAGAGGGGTATGGTACAGATGCAGTTATCTACATAAAG GCTTTATCAACAGAATCAATCGAAAGACTCCCTGTGTATAACAAATCAGCCTGGAAACATTATGTGGAAAACCATGAAGCAGATGACTGGTGTGTGCCAAGCAGTGAGCCAAAGGACATGACCACGTTCCGCAGTATATAA
- the PDK1 gene encoding pyruvate dehydrogenase (acetyl-transferring) kinase isozyme 1, mitochondrial isoform X1: MRLLRALLRGASPAGLPQQVDFYARFSPSPLSMKQFLDFGSENACEKTSFMFLRQELPVRLANIMKEISLLPDNLLKTPSVQLVQSWYVQSLQEILDFKEKSAEDSKVIHRFTDTVITIRNRHNDVIPTMAQGVVEYKESFGVDPVTCQNVQYFLDRFYMSRISIRMLLNQHSLLFGGKIKVNPAHPKHIGSINPNCNVVEVIKDGYENAKRLCDLYYMSSPELVLEELNAKSSGQPIQVVYVPSHLYHMVFELFKNAMRATMEHYTDGSVYPPIQVHVTLGNEDLTVKISDRGGGVPMRKIDGLFNYMYSTAPRPHVETSRATPLAGFGYGLPISRLYAQYFQGDLKLYSLEGYGTDAVIYIKALSTESIERLPVYNKSAWKHYVENHEADDWCVPSSEPKDMTTFRSI; this comes from the exons ATGAGGCTGCTGCGGGCTCTGCTGAGAGGCGCCTCCCCGGCCGGCCTCCCGCAGCAGGTGGATTTCTACGCCCGCTTCTCCCCGTCGCCCCTCTCCATGAAGCAGTTCCTGGACTTCG GATCTGAAAATGCTTGTGAAAAGACTTCGTTTATGTTTTTGAGACAAGAGTTGCCTGTAAGATTGGCAAACATAATGAAAGAAATAAGTCTGCTTCCAGACAACCTACTAAAAACACCTTCAGTTCAGCTGGTGCAGAGCTG GTATGTCCAGAGTCTTCAGGAAATCCTTGACTTTAAGGAGAAAAGTGCAGAAGACTCAAAAGTTATTCATAG GTTTACAGATACTGTGATAACAATCCGAAACCGACACAATGATGTAATTCCTACAATGGCTCAAGGTGTGGTTGAGTACAAGGAAAGCTTTGGTGTTGATCCAGTGACCTGTCAGAATGTGCAGTATTTTTTAGATCGTTTCTACATGAGTCGCATTTCAATCAGAATGCTCCTCAATCAGCACT CTTTGCTGTTTGGTGGAAAAATTAAAGTTAATCCAGCTCATCCAAAACACATTGGAAGCATTAATCCTAACTGCAATGTTGTTGAAGTTATTAAAG ATGGCTATGAAAATGCTAAGAGACTTTGTGATTTGTATTACATGAGCTCTCCAGAACTTGTGCTTGAAGAGTTGAATG CAAAATCATCAGGACAACCAATCCAAGTAGTATATGTACCATCCCATCTCTATCACATGGTTTTTGAACTTTTCAAG aATGCAATGAGAGCCACAATGGAACACTATACCGATGGAAGCGTTTACCCTCCAATTCAAGTACATGTCACATTAGGCAATGAGGATTTAACTGTGAAG ATAAGCGATCGTGGTGGCGGTGTTCCGATGAGGAAAATTGATGGACTGTTTAACTATATGTATTCAACTGCACCACGTCCCCATGTTGAGACATCACGAGCAACACCTCTG GCTGGATTTGGTTATGGTTTGCCTATATCACGTCTGTACGCACAGTATTTCCAAGGAGATCTGAAACTGTATTCCTTAGAGGGGTATGGTACAGATGCAGTTATCTACATAAAG GCTTTATCAACAGAATCAATCGAAAGACTCCCTGTGTATAACAAATCAGCCTGGAAACATTATGTGGAAAACCATGAAGCAGATGACTGGTGTGTGCCAAGCAGTGAGCCAAAGGACATGACCACGTTCCGCAGTATATAA